A genome region from Primulina eburnea isolate SZY01 chromosome 9, ASM2296580v1, whole genome shotgun sequence includes the following:
- the LOC140841411 gene encoding uncharacterized protein yields MVDSNNVNQRISAIIFWALIFLCSEQVFAKSRVPISDSEIKEKKNECYADIESGLWGQQCTSSMIAKENCALRCLSPVCYELIYESDPLEEGEKDYTRNSEYKYCMHRVSLGESLDGIRGFLD; encoded by the exons ATGGTTGATTCCAATAATGTAAATCAAAGAATTTCAGCTATAATCTTTTGGGCTTTGATTTTTCTGTGTTCCGAACAAGTTTTTGCGAAATCTCGAGTCCCAATTTCT GATTCGGAGATTAAAGAGAAGAAAAACGAGTGCTATGCGGACATAGAGAG TGGATTATGGGGTCAACAATGCACGTCTTCAATGATAGCTAAGGAGAATTGTGCTTTACGATGCCTATCGCCAGTTTGTTACGAGCTTATCTATGAGAGTGATCCG TTGGAAGAAGGGGAGAAAGATTACACAAGGAATTCAGAATACAAGTACTGCATGCACAG GGTATCTCTTGGCGAAAGTTTAGATGGTATCAGAGGTTTTCTCGACTGA
- the LOC140840472 gene encoding uncharacterized protein, producing the protein MGQILDKIQGKEWREKQVQKIIDNVFDRFQNESGRASLTFEELYISVLLVYNDINKHLPGHHFDPPKREQIKSLMQEADINFDGELDREEIVEFINHITKNIIVTVGQGLIITLAVAPAVALLTKRTTENVPGVGKVVQKVPNSVYASLVTLVIVMFQQRVKKT; encoded by the exons ATGGGACAAATTCTCGACAAAATCCAAG GTAAAGAATGGAGAGAAAAACAAGTACAAAAGATAATCGATAATGTCTTTGATCGTTTCCAGAATGAAAGCGGAAGGGCTAGTCTGACATTTGAAGAGCTTTATATTTCAGTGCTACTTGTGTACAA CGATATCAATAAACATTTGCCTGGTCATCATTTTGATCCACCTAAGAGAGAGCAAATTAAGAGCTTGATGCAG GAGgctgatataaattttgatggCGAATTGGATCGTGAAGAAATTGTTGAGTTCATCAATCATATAACGAAAAATATAATTGTAACAGTTGGTCAGGGATTGATCATCACTTTGGCTGTTGCTCCAGCGGTGGCGTTGCTTACGAAGAGGACGACTGAGAATGTTCCGGGAGTTGGGAAGGTGGTACAAAAAGTACCCAATTCAGTGTATGCTTCCCTTGTTACTCTTGTGATTGTTATGTTTCAACAACGTGTAAAGAAAACATAA